The following are encoded in a window of Salvelinus namaycush isolate Seneca unplaced genomic scaffold, SaNama_1.0 Scaffold479, whole genome shotgun sequence genomic DNA:
- the LOC120041568 gene encoding aerolysin-like protein, which translates to MATTMKLIGGQGGSPFEFHGMKNGATLKKIGVAVDCWQVKAVRAELTDGRVATFGNANTFHEFEFDLGEHITKLSLWGNGAGTRLGAIKFMTSKNRQFFEKMTILPLMTEYTIDVGSGICLGLQGRSGWDIDCMGFLFINTIKSSVMTDMEYPTLSLFKPQVTPEYVKSVSHHNNTSLVQEESITYSKTLTKTSSWSVTNKIESTLNVSVKAGIPDLVDVSPGFSLTVGVEQSTSLQKTETITESDTINLKIPPGKTMDVEVTVGRANIDLDYRATVKVTCMNGSQLVFPSNGIYTGVSYTSARVSTKER; encoded by the exons ATGGCAACCACAATGAAACTAATCGGTGGTCAAGGAGGCAGTCCATTTGAATTCCATGGCATGAAAAACGGTGCCACCCTCAAGAAGATTGGAGTGGCGGTGGATTGCTGGCAGGTCAAAGCTGTGCGGGCGGAGCTTACCGACGGGCGCGTTGCGACCTTTGGAAATGCTAACACTTTCCATGAGTTTGAGTTTGACCTCGGCGAGCACATCACCAAGCTGTCTCTGTGGGGTAACGGCGCCGGCACACGTCTGGGTGCCATCAAGTTCATGACGAGTAAGAACCGTCAGTTTTTTGAAAAAATGACCATCTTGCCACTGATGACTGAGTACACCATAGATGTGGGGTCCGGAATCTGCCTGGGGCTGCAGGGCAGGTCTGGCTGGGACATCGACTGCATGGGCTTCCTCTTCATCAACACCATCAAGTCGTCCGTAATGACTGACATGGAGTATCCCACCCTGTCCCTCTTCAAACCCCAG GTGACCCCAGAATATGTGAAATCCGTGTCTCACCACAATAACACTTCATTGGTTCAAGAAGAGTCCATTACATACAGCAAGACCCTGACCAAGACTTCCTCCTGGTCCGTCACCAACAAGATAGAGTCCACCTTGAATGTGTCGGTCAAAGCAGGGATCCCAGATCTGGTCGACGTGTCACCAGGGTTCAGCTTGACCGTGGGAGTGGAGCAATCCACCAGCCTGCAGAAGACCGAGACCATAACAGAATCGGATACCATCAACCTGAAGATCCCGCCAGGGAAGACCATGGATGTTGAGGTCACAGTGGGGAGAGCAAATATCGACCTCGACTACAGGGCCACAGTGAAAGTCACCTGCATGAATGGCAGTCAGCTGGTCTTCCCATCCAACGGCATCTACACTGGTGTGTCTTACACTTCAGCGAGGGTATCCACAAAGGAGAGATGA
- the LOC120041573 gene encoding aerolysin-like protein, with the protein MATTLELIGGQGGSAFEFHGMNNGATLKKIGVAVEGWQVKAVRVELTDGRVATFGEANTFKEFEFKLGERITKLSLWGNGAGTRLGAIKFTTNENREFFEKMTSWGLKTEYTINVGSGICLGLQGRSGSDIDCMGFLFINTVKSSVLTDMEYPTLSLFKPQVTPEHVKSVSHQNDTSLVLEKSITYSKTLTKTSSWSIRNKMESTLNVSVKAGIPDLVEVTSGFSLTVGVEQSTSLQKTETITESGTINLKIPPGKTMDVEITMGKANIDLDYRATVKVTCMNGSQLVFPSNGIYTGVTYTSVRMSTKER; encoded by the exons atggCAACCACACTGGAACTTATAGGTGGTCAAGGAGGCAGTGCATTTGAATTCCACGGCATGAACAACGGTGCCACCCTCAAGAAGATTGGAGTGGCGGTGGAAGGCTGGCAGGTGAAAGCTGTGCGGGTGGAGCTTACCGACGGCCGCGTTGCGACCTTTGGAGAGGCTAACACTTTCAAAGAGTTTGAGTTCAAACTCGGCGAGCGCATCACCAAGCTGTCTCTGTGGGGTAACGGCGCCGGCACACGTCTGGGTGCCATCAAGTTCACGACAAATGAGAACAGGGAGTTCTTTGAAAAAATGACCAGCTGGGGACTGAAGACTGAGTACACCATCAATGTGGGGTCCGGAATCTGCCTGGGGCTGCAGGGCAGGTCTGGCTCGGACATCGACTGCATGGGCTTCCTCTTCATCAACACCGTCAAGTCGTCCGTGCTGACCGACATGGAGTATCCCACCCTGTCCCTCTTCAAACCCCAG GTGACCCCAGAACATGTGAAATCTGTGTCTCACCAGAACGACACCTCCTTGGTTCTAGAAAAGTCCATTACATACAGCAAGACCCTGACCAAGACTTCCTCCTGGTCAATCAGGAACAAAATGGAGTCCACCTTGAATGTGTCGGTCAAAGCAGGGATCCCAGATCTGGTCGAGGTGACATCAGGGTTCAGCTTGACCGTAGGAGTGGAGCAATCCACCAGCCTGCAGAAGACAGAGACCATAACAGAATCGGGTACCATCAACCTGAAGATCCCGCCAGGGAAGACCATGGATGTTGAGATCACAATGGGGAAAGCGAATATCGACCTCGACTACAGGGCCACAGTGAAAGTCACCTGCATGAATGGCAGTCAGCTGGTCTTCCCATCCAACGGCATCTACACTGGTGTAACTTACACTTCAGTGAGGATGTCCACAAAGGAGAGATGA